A part of Chitinimonas koreensis genomic DNA contains:
- a CDS encoding beta strand repeat-containing protein, translating to MRISLASGLLGSVWRFAVVAATSTLVACGGPGGDSGGTTNPTPTPTPAPVIGKVFLSASQKSVKTDNSDSATITATVLDANNTAISGASLTFKTTSGQLVVPSGTGAVSDASGKIVATYSAGSDRSNRTDTITVSAANGVSAQLPITVSGTQLTLTAGSTALTAPSGSTPLTATLVDAGNNPISSTPIQLTAAGTGTVSLSASSLQTGEQVTVTGSATGVSTVTASALGAQASVNFTVTGGSTGAFGITSPAAAVSNLTTGSDLSIVINAPGLSTVRVATTLGTLTDTNSAATGSFINAAVVGNTATVKFNSSVAGMAIVQVTNPNDASITGSVTIAVSPPVSSAANISLQGNPSTIPISTGSTKNSLSLRATVTTAAGQPVANVPVQFQLENTVGGGEFVSPAVAFTNAVAGSDGSGVGDAVATFTSGTKPSGQGGSAIRVKATIVGTTISTVSNVVISGVANSVTIGQSSVISADLTNTAYILPMSVQVADSAGNAVKGAVVNLKVRPVYFSTGTGCSPFETFVAEDATVALGGAGNGNGNLDANEDGNRYQVRNDLAGALSGLQIGTKDGQLTPTNANAGTVPTSVTTTDDGTAAFNLTYLKSNSIWTVIEMTASTLVQGTESKQSVTFRLAASESDASSDGNTCHISNSPYQK from the coding sequence ATGCGTATATCACTTGCATCGGGCTTGCTGGGGAGCGTCTGGCGCTTCGCAGTGGTTGCCGCGACTTCCACGCTGGTCGCCTGCGGCGGCCCTGGCGGCGATAGCGGTGGAACGACCAATCCCACGCCGACGCCCACGCCTGCGCCCGTCATCGGCAAGGTTTTCCTCAGTGCGTCGCAAAAATCGGTCAAAACCGACAACTCGGATTCCGCCACCATCACGGCCACCGTGCTGGATGCAAACAACACTGCGATCTCCGGCGCATCGCTGACCTTCAAGACGACGTCCGGCCAACTGGTCGTTCCCTCGGGCACCGGCGCGGTATCGGATGCCAGCGGCAAGATCGTCGCCACCTATAGCGCGGGTTCCGACCGCAGCAACCGTACCGACACCATCACAGTATCGGCAGCTAACGGTGTGTCGGCGCAATTGCCGATCACGGTGTCCGGTACGCAACTCACGCTGACTGCGGGCTCCACCGCTCTGACGGCACCCAGCGGCTCGACCCCGCTGACTGCCACTCTGGTCGACGCCGGCAACAACCCGATCTCGAGTACGCCGATCCAGCTGACCGCGGCCGGCACCGGCACCGTCTCGCTGTCGGCTTCCAGCCTGCAGACCGGCGAACAGGTCACGGTCACCGGCAGTGCGACTGGCGTTTCCACCGTAACGGCCTCCGCGCTCGGCGCCCAGGCCAGCGTCAACTTTACGGTGACCGGCGGATCGACCGGTGCGTTCGGCATCACCAGCCCCGCAGCTGCAGTCAGCAACCTGACCACCGGCAGTGATCTGTCGATCGTCATCAACGCACCCGGCCTAAGCACTGTCCGCGTCGCCACAACGCTGGGAACGCTGACCGACACCAATTCGGCCGCCACCGGCTCCTTCATCAATGCCGCAGTCGTGGGTAACACTGCGACGGTCAAGTTCAACTCGTCCGTGGCAGGCATGGCCATCGTCCAGGTCACGAACCCGAACGATGCTTCGATTACCGGTTCGGTGACGATCGCCGTGTCCCCGCCGGTTTCCAGTGCCGCCAATATCTCGCTGCAGGGAAATCCCAGCACCATCCCGATCAGCACCGGCAGCACCAAGAACTCGCTGTCGCTGCGTGCGACCGTGACCACGGCGGCTGGTCAACCGGTAGCCAACGTGCCGGTCCAATTCCAGCTTGAAAATACGGTCGGCGGCGGCGAGTTCGTATCGCCGGCAGTGGCCTTCACCAACGCAGTGGCCGGCTCGGATGGCAGCGGAGTCGGTGACGCAGTCGCGACATTCACTTCGGGCACCAAACCGTCCGGCCAAGGCGGTTCTGCGATTCGCGTCAAGGCTACTATCGTCGGCACGACCATCTCTACCGTCAGCAACGTAGTCATCAGTGGCGTCGCCAACTCGGTGACCATCGGCCAGTCGTCGGTGATCTCCGCCGATCTGACCAATACCGCCTACATCCTGCCGATGTCGGTACAAGTCGCCGATTCGGCCGGCAATGCCGTCAAGGGCGCAGTGGTCAACCTGAAGGTGCGTCCGGTTTACTTCTCCACCGGCACCGGCTGCTCGCCATTTGAAACCTTCGTGGCGGAAGATGCCACGGTGGCGCTGGGCGGCGCCGGCAACGGTAACGGCAACCTCGACGCCAACGAAGACGGCAACCGCTATCAAGTGCGCAACGATCTGGCCGGCGCGCTCAGTGGCCTCCAGATCGGCACCAAGGATGGCCAGTTGACGCCGACCAATGCCAACGCCGGTACGGTGCCGACTTCGGTCACCACAACCGACGACGGCACGGCCGCCTTCAACCTGACCTACCTGAAGTCCAACTCGATCTGGACCGTGATCGAAATGACGGCTTCGACCCTGGTGCAAGGTACCGAAAGCAAGCAATCGGTGACCTTCCGCCTGGCCGCATCGG
- a CDS encoding esterase-like activity of phytase family protein produces the protein MSHPAKTSARLALLPLVVLHALALTACNADGESLGDGPILAGRAVLPANTLAAGPTSGQYLAGDLNGQAPPFAGQPVQGFSAALRNADGSYLAMADNGYGAIENSADFNLRVYTVRSRPVTNGGGDGSVAVEGFFELRDPDRKIPFAIVNQFSAGRVLTGADFDIESMQRAPDGSLWFGDEFGPFLLHADAQGVLLEAPIALPDFENPGREIRSPQNPYNEEASALRIMNAARAHAQAHGGRTPVFSPYSVMLKYDTGGVKSSPDAHYARGANTPAGLVPAASDVFDLASLKSAGFPVVAWTVNDKAKMLELMKAGVNGLISDRSDLLLEAVREFDANGDGRPGDYLDADGLIDIRKFDAQGHRGSRDLRPENTLPAFEAALDNLMTTIETDTGLSRDGVSIIKHDPYVETQKCRRTDGQPYDQPAQEVLIKDLTRAQIQAGYICDKLFRGPSQRNDAALSPVSAALAASKGYVSPYVLPTAQDLFDLVAAYVDYYENGAGRSHPAAALRARNARRVRFNIETKLNPRSDADGHGKVYRERTAGFEQIADALAGVIVANGMQARADIQSFDFRTLFRVQEKFPAIRTVYLFGDFPIFAGAGSDDGTNLQDEAGRNTAWLNGLYWPYRSTVATTPFRAKRSGGFEGMALSSDGRKLYPLLEGTLAGHDDKTLLIHEFDLASRRYTGKSFKYRLDARGSNIGDFVLYNASEGIVIERDNSQGDPKGFKKLFKVELGQAGGYVGKTELVDLMAIRDPFGLSGQGGNGDVGLGRTFAMPFNTIEDVVVLDAQTLLVIDDNNYPFSVGRHVGSKRPDDSEFVTIRLPRALRLDR, from the coding sequence ATGTCCCATCCAGCCAAGACCTCGGCCCGGCTGGCCCTGCTGCCCCTGGTCGTGCTGCACGCGCTGGCGCTGACCGCCTGCAACGCCGACGGCGAATCGCTCGGCGACGGCCCGATCCTGGCCGGTCGCGCGGTGCTGCCGGCCAACACGCTGGCCGCCGGCCCGACGTCCGGCCAATACCTCGCGGGCGACCTCAACGGCCAGGCCCCCCCGTTCGCCGGCCAGCCGGTGCAGGGCTTCTCGGCCGCGCTGCGCAACGCCGACGGCAGCTACCTGGCGATGGCCGACAACGGCTACGGCGCCATCGAGAACTCGGCCGACTTCAACCTGCGCGTCTACACCGTGCGCAGCCGGCCGGTCACCAACGGCGGCGGCGACGGCAGCGTGGCGGTCGAGGGCTTCTTCGAGCTGCGCGACCCGGACCGCAAGATCCCGTTCGCCATCGTCAACCAGTTCAGCGCCGGCCGCGTGCTGACCGGCGCCGACTTCGACATCGAATCGATGCAGCGGGCGCCCGACGGCAGCCTGTGGTTCGGCGACGAGTTCGGCCCCTTCCTGCTGCATGCCGATGCGCAAGGCGTGCTGCTCGAAGCGCCGATCGCATTGCCCGATTTCGAGAACCCCGGCCGCGAGATCCGCTCGCCGCAGAACCCGTACAACGAGGAAGCCAGCGCGCTGCGCATCATGAATGCCGCGCGCGCCCATGCGCAGGCCCACGGCGGCCGCACGCCGGTGTTCTCGCCTTACTCGGTGATGCTCAAGTACGACACGGGCGGCGTGAAATCGAGCCCAGACGCCCATTACGCGCGCGGCGCCAACACGCCGGCCGGCCTGGTGCCGGCCGCCTCCGACGTGTTCGACCTCGCCTCGCTCAAGAGCGCCGGCTTCCCGGTAGTGGCCTGGACCGTCAACGACAAGGCCAAGATGCTCGAGCTGATGAAGGCCGGCGTGAACGGGCTGATCTCGGACCGCTCCGACCTGCTGCTCGAAGCGGTGCGCGAATTCGACGCCAACGGCGACGGCCGGCCCGGCGACTATCTCGACGCCGACGGCCTGATCGACATCCGCAAATTCGACGCCCAGGGCCACCGCGGCAGCCGCGACCTGCGGCCTGAGAACACCCTGCCGGCCTTCGAGGCCGCGCTCGACAACCTGATGACGACCATCGAGACCGACACCGGCCTGAGCCGCGACGGCGTCTCCATCATCAAGCACGACCCCTACGTCGAGACGCAGAAATGCCGCCGCACCGACGGCCAGCCCTACGACCAGCCTGCCCAGGAAGTGCTGATCAAGGACCTGACGCGCGCCCAGATCCAGGCCGGCTATATCTGCGACAAGCTGTTCCGCGGCCCGAGCCAGCGCAACGACGCGGCGCTGTCGCCGGTATCGGCCGCGCTGGCGGCCAGCAAGGGCTACGTCAGCCCCTATGTGCTGCCGACCGCCCAGGACCTGTTCGACCTGGTCGCCGCCTACGTCGACTACTACGAGAACGGCGCCGGCCGCAGCCACCCGGCCGCGGCGCTGCGGGCCAGGAACGCCAGGCGCGTGCGCTTCAATATCGAGACCAAGCTCAACCCGCGCAGCGATGCCGACGGCCACGGCAAGGTCTACCGCGAGCGCACCGCCGGCTTCGAGCAGATCGCCGACGCGCTGGCCGGCGTGATCGTCGCCAACGGCATGCAGGCGCGCGCCGACATCCAGAGCTTCGATTTCCGCACGCTGTTCCGCGTGCAGGAGAAATTCCCGGCGATCCGCACCGTCTACCTGTTCGGCGACTTCCCGATCTTCGCCGGCGCCGGCAGCGACGACGGCACCAACCTGCAGGACGAGGCCGGCCGCAACACCGCCTGGCTCAACGGCCTCTACTGGCCCTACCGCAGCACCGTCGCCACGACCCCGTTCCGCGCCAAGCGCTCGGGCGGCTTCGAGGGCATGGCGCTGTCGAGCGACGGCAGGAAGCTCTACCCGCTGCTCGAGGGCACGCTGGCCGGCCACGACGACAAGACGCTGCTGATCCACGAATTCGACCTGGCCAGCCGGCGCTACACCGGCAAGTCGTTCAAGTACCGGCTCGACGCGCGCGGCAGCAATATCGGCGACTTCGTGCTCTACAACGCGAGCGAGGGCATCGTGATCGAGCGCGACAACAGCCAGGGCGATCCGAAGGGCTTCAAGAAGCTGTTCAAGGTCGAGCTGGGCCAGGCCGGCGGCTATGTCGGCAAGACCGAGCTGGTCGACCTGATGGCGATCCGCGACCCGTTCGGCCTGTCGGGCCAGGGCGGCAACGGCGACGTCGGCCTGGGCCGCACCTTCGCCATGCCGTTCAACACCATCGAGGACGTGGTGGTGCTCGACGCGCAGACCTTGCTGGTGATCGACGACAACAACTATCCGTTTTCGGTCGGCCGGCATGTCGGCAGCAAGCGGCCGGACGACAGCGAGTTCGTGACGATTCGGCTGCCGCGGGCGTTGCGGCTAGATCGCTGA
- a CDS encoding pyridoxal phosphate-dependent decarboxylase family protein, translating into MSTPARFQPEADSLDPTDWQAFRELGHRMVDDMADFMAGLRERPVWQPMPAELRAELRQPLPQAPAELAEVYADFQRLVQPYVVGNVHPRFLGWVQGAGNPVGVLAELLAATMNANLGGRDHAPIEVERQVIRWAAEMLGFPLDASGVLVTGTSLANLIAVLVARTRALGRAVRQDGLAGRPLVAYTSTEAHNCVSRAMDMAGFGTAALRLIPCDDDHRMRLDALAEALAADRAAGLQPFLLVGSAGTVDTGAIDPLAGLARVAREQGLWFHVDAAFGALAMLSPEQRPLLAGLDEADSVAFDFHKWAQVPYDAGCIVVRDAAAHAAAFATVPAYLRREARGLAAGQPWPTDFGPDLSRGFRALKVWMTIRTYGADKLGEVIARNCALARRLAARVDAEPELRRVAPVALNVVCFRFEAAGGDLDRFNADLVADLQESGIAVPSTTTIRGQLAVRVALVNHRTRAEDLDLLVDALLAAGRRRAGAA; encoded by the coding sequence ATGAGCACGCCCGCCCGTTTCCAGCCCGAAGCCGACAGCCTCGATCCGACCGATTGGCAGGCCTTCCGCGAACTGGGCCACCGCATGGTGGACGACATGGCCGACTTCATGGCCGGCCTGCGCGAGCGGCCGGTATGGCAGCCGATGCCGGCCGAATTGCGAGCCGAGCTGCGCCAGCCGCTGCCGCAGGCGCCGGCCGAGCTGGCCGAGGTCTATGCCGATTTCCAGCGCCTGGTGCAGCCTTACGTGGTCGGCAACGTCCATCCGCGCTTCCTCGGCTGGGTGCAGGGCGCCGGCAACCCGGTCGGGGTGCTGGCCGAGCTGCTGGCCGCGACGATGAACGCCAATCTCGGCGGCCGCGACCATGCGCCGATCGAGGTCGAGCGCCAGGTGATCCGCTGGGCGGCCGAGATGCTCGGCTTTCCGCTCGATGCCAGCGGCGTGCTGGTGACCGGCACCTCGCTGGCCAACCTGATCGCGGTGCTGGTGGCGCGCACCCGCGCGCTCGGCCGCGCGGTGCGGCAGGACGGCCTGGCCGGCCGGCCGCTGGTGGCCTACACCTCGACCGAGGCGCACAACTGCGTGTCGCGCGCGATGGACATGGCCGGTTTCGGCACCGCCGCGCTGCGGCTGATCCCCTGCGACGACGACCACCGCATGCGGCTCGATGCGCTGGCCGAGGCGCTGGCGGCCGACCGCGCCGCCGGGCTGCAGCCCTTCCTGCTGGTCGGCAGCGCCGGTACGGTCGACACCGGTGCGATCGATCCGCTGGCCGGGCTGGCCCGCGTGGCGCGCGAGCAGGGGCTGTGGTTCCACGTCGACGCCGCCTTCGGCGCGCTGGCCATGCTGTCGCCCGAGCAGCGGCCGCTCTTGGCCGGGCTCGATGAGGCCGATTCGGTCGCCTTCGATTTCCACAAATGGGCCCAGGTGCCCTACGACGCCGGCTGCATCGTGGTGCGCGACGCCGCGGCGCACGCCGCCGCCTTCGCCACCGTGCCGGCCTACCTGCGGCGCGAGGCGCGCGGCCTGGCCGCCGGCCAGCCCTGGCCGACCGATTTCGGGCCGGACCTGTCGCGCGGCTTCAGGGCGCTCAAGGTATGGATGACGATCCGGACCTATGGCGCCGACAAGCTCGGCGAGGTGATCGCCCGCAACTGCGCGCTGGCGCGCCGGCTGGCGGCGCGCGTCGATGCCGAGCCGGAGCTGCGCCGCGTCGCGCCGGTCGCGCTCAACGTGGTGTGTTTCCGCTTCGAAGCGGCGGGCGGCGACCTCGACCGGTTCAACGCCGACCTCGTCGCCGACCTGCAGGAGTCCGGCATCGCGGTGCCGTCGACCACCACCATCCGCGGCCAGTTGGCGGTGCGCGTCGCGCTGGTCAACCACCGTACGCGGGCGGAAGACCTCGACCTGCTGGTCGACGCGCTGCTGGCGGCCGGCCGTCGCCGCGCCGGTGCGGCATGA
- a CDS encoding 2-dehydro-3-deoxy-6-phosphogalactonate aldolase, translating into MTTPADSSPFDPAAAHPPLVAILRGLPPPDAAAIGLALYEAGFRLLEVPLNRPGALEAVAALVAALPGDAWIGAGTVLQPEQVEAVAGAGGRLVISPNCDPAVIAAARGRQLWSLPGVATPSEAFAALQAGAHALKAFPAEAIAPAVLKAWRAVLPMSVPVYPVGGIVPANMAAYRAAGASGFGLGGALYQPGDPAAAVAARARAYVAAWAAAKRD; encoded by the coding sequence ATGACCACGCCCGCTGATTCCTCGCCGTTCGACCCGGCCGCCGCCCATCCGCCGCTGGTCGCCATCCTGCGCGGCCTGCCGCCGCCCGACGCCGCCGCGATCGGCCTGGCGCTGTACGAGGCGGGCTTCCGCCTGCTCGAAGTGCCGCTCAACCGCCCCGGCGCGCTGGAGGCCGTCGCCGCACTGGTCGCCGCCCTGCCCGGCGACGCCTGGATCGGCGCCGGCACGGTGCTGCAGCCCGAGCAGGTCGAGGCGGTGGCCGGCGCCGGAGGCCGGCTGGTCATCTCGCCCAACTGCGATCCGGCCGTGATCGCCGCCGCGCGTGGGCGGCAGCTGTGGTCGCTGCCCGGCGTGGCGACGCCGTCCGAGGCCTTCGCCGCGCTGCAGGCCGGTGCCCACGCGCTCAAGGCCTTCCCGGCCGAGGCGATCGCGCCCGCGGTGCTGAAGGCCTGGCGCGCGGTGCTGCCGATGTCGGTGCCGGTCTACCCGGTCGGCGGCATCGTGCCGGCCAATATGGCGGCCTACCGTGCGGCCGGCGCCAGCGGCTTCGGCCTCGGCGGCGCGCTGTACCAGCCGGGCGACCCAGCCGCGGCGGTGGCCGCACGGGCGCGCGCCTACGTCGCGGCCTGGGCCGCGGCGAAGCGGGATTGA
- a CDS encoding 2-dehydro-3-deoxygalactonokinase: MQVIGIDWGSSNRRAYRVARDGTLLEKREDGQGVLTAAQQDFAASLHGWIGDWLAAGPAEVWLSGMIGSRSGWREAPYLPAPAALDALAAAALPLGDGQRIVPGICQRPPQGPADVMRGEETQLLGAWRQARRDGWYLLPGTHSKWVQLEGGRVLRFRSFMTGELYAQLRAHGALAACAQGPDDHDAAFDAGLLQGMEEPILSALFSIRAGLLLDVWPAAEGASRLSGLLIGAEWAAARRLGALGAGPLHLVGSPALAARHRRAADALGIETVVLDPDSCYRHALAALAHDHAR; encoded by the coding sequence ATGCAGGTGATCGGGATCGATTGGGGCAGCAGCAACCGCCGCGCCTACCGGGTGGCGCGCGACGGCACGCTGCTCGAGAAGCGCGAGGACGGCCAGGGCGTGCTGACGGCGGCGCAGCAGGATTTCGCCGCCTCGCTGCACGGCTGGATCGGCGACTGGCTGGCGGCCGGCCCGGCCGAGGTCTGGCTGTCGGGCATGATCGGCAGCCGCAGCGGCTGGCGCGAGGCGCCCTACCTGCCGGCGCCGGCCGCGCTCGACGCGCTGGCCGCCGCGGCGCTGCCGCTCGGCGACGGCCAGCGCATCGTGCCCGGCATCTGCCAGCGGCCGCCGCAGGGCCCGGCCGACGTGATGCGCGGCGAGGAGACCCAGCTGCTCGGCGCCTGGCGGCAGGCCCGGCGCGACGGCTGGTACCTGCTGCCCGGCACCCACAGCAAGTGGGTGCAGCTCGAAGGCGGCCGCGTGCTGCGCTTCCGCAGCTTCATGACCGGCGAGCTGTACGCCCAGTTGCGCGCCCACGGCGCCCTGGCCGCCTGCGCCCAGGGCCCGGACGACCACGATGCGGCTTTCGATGCCGGCCTGCTGCAGGGTATGGAAGAACCCATCCTGTCGGCGCTGTTCTCGATCCGCGCCGGCCTGCTGCTCGACGTCTGGCCCGCGGCCGAAGGCGCCTCGCGGCTGTCGGGCCTCTTGATCGGCGCCGAATGGGCCGCCGCCCGCCGGCTCGGCGCGCTCGGGGCCGGCCCGCTCCACCTGGTCGGTTCGCCGGCGCTGGCCGCGCGCCACCGCCGCGCCGCCGACGCGCTCGGCATCGAGACCGTCGTGCTCGATCCCGACTCCTGCTATCGCCACGCGCTCGCCGCCCTCGCCCATGACCACGCCCGCTGA
- the araD gene encoding L-arabinonate dehydratase has translation MSSDSKKRRSQHWFGGTDKDAFIHRSWMKNQGFAPDSFDGRPVIGICNTWSELTPCNAHFRQLADKVKAGVLQAGGLPLEFPAMSLGETNLRPTAMLFRNLAAMEVEESIRANPLDGVVLLVGCDKTTPSLLMGAASVDLPTIVLSGGPMLNGRYRGETIGSGTHVWKFSEAVRAGQMTEHQFMQAESCMSRSAGHCMTMGTASTMACMVEALGVSLPGNAAIPAVDSRRHALAQLTGRRIVEMVESDLRLSQILTRPAFENAIRANGAIGGSTNAVVHLLALAGRVGVELSLADWDRLGREVPTLVDLLPSGRFLMEEFYYAGGLPVVLRRLAEAGLLHREALTVNGATQGDNVMEAECFDDQVIRPLDDALVASGGIAVLHGNLAPDGAILKPSAASPDLMQHTGRAVVFDSIEDYKARIDDPLLDIDASCVMVLQNCGPKGYPGMAEVGNMGLPPKLLAQGVTDMVRISDARMSGTAYGTVILHAAPEAAAGGPLALVRDGDLVSVDVAGRRLHLHVDDAELARRRAEWQAPTPPASGYARLYFDHVQQADKGADLDFLVGCRGSAVPRESH, from the coding sequence ATGTCATCCGACTCCAAGAAGCGCCGCTCGCAGCACTGGTTCGGCGGCACCGACAAGGACGCCTTCATCCACCGCTCGTGGATGAAGAACCAGGGCTTCGCGCCCGACAGCTTCGACGGCCGGCCGGTGATCGGCATCTGCAATACCTGGTCCGAGCTGACGCCGTGCAACGCCCATTTCCGCCAACTGGCCGACAAGGTGAAGGCCGGCGTGCTGCAGGCCGGCGGCCTGCCGCTCGAGTTCCCGGCCATGAGCCTCGGCGAGACCAATCTGCGGCCGACCGCGATGCTGTTCCGCAACCTCGCCGCGATGGAGGTCGAGGAGTCGATCCGCGCCAATCCGCTCGACGGCGTGGTGCTGCTGGTCGGCTGCGACAAGACCACGCCCTCGCTGCTGATGGGCGCCGCCAGCGTCGACCTGCCGACCATCGTGCTGTCGGGCGGGCCGATGCTGAACGGCCGCTACCGCGGCGAGACCATCGGCTCGGGCACCCACGTGTGGAAGTTCAGCGAGGCGGTGCGCGCCGGCCAGATGACCGAGCACCAGTTCATGCAGGCCGAGAGCTGCATGTCGCGCAGCGCCGGCCACTGCATGACCATGGGCACCGCCTCGACCATGGCCTGCATGGTCGAGGCGCTCGGCGTCTCGCTGCCCGGCAACGCGGCGATCCCGGCGGTCGACAGCCGCCGCCACGCGCTGGCCCAGTTGACCGGCCGCCGCATCGTCGAGATGGTCGAAAGCGACCTCAGGCTGTCGCAGATCCTGACCCGGCCGGCGTTCGAGAACGCGATCCGTGCCAACGGCGCGATCGGCGGCTCGACCAATGCGGTGGTGCACCTGCTGGCGCTGGCCGGCCGCGTCGGCGTCGAGCTGAGCCTGGCCGACTGGGACCGGCTCGGCCGCGAGGTGCCGACGCTGGTCGACCTGCTGCCGTCGGGGCGTTTCCTGATGGAAGAGTTCTACTACGCCGGCGGCCTGCCGGTGGTGCTGCGGCGGCTGGCCGAGGCCGGCCTGCTGCACCGCGAGGCGCTGACGGTGAACGGCGCGACCCAGGGCGACAACGTGATGGAAGCCGAGTGCTTCGACGACCAGGTGATCCGGCCGCTCGACGATGCGCTGGTGGCCAGCGGCGGCATCGCCGTGCTGCACGGCAACCTGGCGCCGGACGGCGCCATCCTCAAGCCCTCGGCCGCCAGTCCCGACCTGATGCAGCACACCGGCCGCGCGGTGGTGTTCGACAGCATCGAGGACTACAAGGCGCGCATCGACGACCCGCTGCTCGACATCGACGCGAGCTGCGTGATGGTGCTGCAGAACTGCGGCCCCAAGGGTTATCCGGGCATGGCCGAGGTCGGCAACATGGGCCTGCCGCCCAAGTTGCTGGCCCAGGGCGTGACCGACATGGTGCGCATCTCCGACGCGCGCATGAGCGGCACCGCCTACGGCACGGTGATCCTGCACGCCGCGCCCGAGGCCGCCGCCGGCGGGCCGCTGGCGCTGGTGCGCGACGGCGACCTGGTCAGCGTCGACGTGGCCGGCCGCCGGCTGCACCTGCACGTCGACGACGCCGAGCTGGCGCGCCGCCGCGCCGAGTGGCAGGCGCCGACCCCGCCGGCCTCGGGTTACGCCAGACTGTATTTCGACCACGTGCAGCAGGCCGACAAGGGCGCCGACCTCGATTTCCTGGTCGGTTGCCGCGGCAGCGCGGTGCCGCGCGAGTCGCATTGA
- a CDS encoding SDR family NAD(P)-dependent oxidoreductase translates to MNPDAYARYPSLRDQVVLVTGGSSGIGADIVAAFARQGARVAFVGRSAASAAKVVASVPGTAVPPHFIAADLADVEALRAAVAETVARFGEIGVLVNNAANDDRHDFLDVTPEYFDQRVAINLKAHFFAAQAVIPSMRRRGGGAIVNLGSTSWKNKVAGYAAYATCKSATTGLTRSLAREFGGDGIRVNTLTPGWIMTERQLDNWVDAAGERAMDENHCLPGRIHGADVANLALFLAAADSRMITAQEFVIDAGWT, encoded by the coding sequence ATGAACCCAGACGCCTACGCCCGTTACCCCAGCCTGCGCGACCAGGTGGTGCTGGTCACCGGCGGCAGCTCCGGCATCGGCGCCGACATCGTCGCCGCCTTCGCCCGCCAGGGCGCCCGCGTGGCCTTCGTCGGCCGCAGCGCGGCCTCGGCCGCCAAGGTGGTCGCCAGCGTGCCCGGCACCGCCGTGCCGCCGCACTTCATCGCGGCCGATCTGGCCGACGTCGAGGCGCTGCGCGCCGCGGTGGCCGAGACGGTCGCCCGCTTCGGCGAGATCGGCGTGCTGGTCAACAACGCCGCCAACGACGACCGCCACGATTTCCTCGACGTCACGCCCGAGTATTTCGACCAGCGCGTCGCGATCAACCTCAAGGCGCATTTCTTCGCCGCCCAGGCCGTCATCCCGTCGATGCGCCGGCGCGGCGGCGGCGCCATCGTCAATCTCGGCTCGACCAGCTGGAAGAACAAGGTCGCCGGCTACGCCGCCTACGCCACCTGCAAGTCCGCCACCACCGGCCTGACCCGCAGCCTGGCGCGCGAGTTCGGCGGCGACGGCATCCGCGTCAACACGCTGACGCCGGGCTGGATCATGACCGAGCGGCAACTGGACAACTGGGTCGACGCCGCCGGCGAGCGGGCGATGGACGAGAACCATTGCCTGCCCGGCCGCATCCACGGCGCCGACGTCGCCAACCTGGCGCTGTTCCTGGCGGCGGCCGACAGCCGCATGATCACCGCCCAGGAATTCGTCATCGATGCGGGGTGGACATGA
- a CDS encoding SMP-30/gluconolactonase/LRE family protein, producing MSTVRCLWEARALLGEGPAWIEARQRLYFVDIKAPAVHALDLADGTRHSWPMPAEIGWLIPHPDGGCFVAGLCDGFALLWLEPEVRIEYLARPHADRPELRLNDAKLDRWGHIWAGSMNDPDPSRPDGRLYRLDPDGQWMVADDGYHVCNGPTFSPDGRTLYHNDSWLGRVYAYDLDPSGTLGNRRLWRQFGEGEGLPDGMTTDRDGCLWIAQWGAGRVGRFSPAGELLRSIELPASQITSCVLDADEKRLFVTSARKWLSDAQLAAEPLAGAVFEVTL from the coding sequence ATGAGTACCGTACGTTGCCTGTGGGAGGCCCGGGCGCTGCTCGGCGAGGGGCCGGCCTGGATCGAAGCGCGCCAGCGGCTCTATTTCGTCGACATCAAGGCGCCGGCCGTGCATGCGCTCGACCTCGCCGATGGCACGCGCCACAGCTGGCCGATGCCGGCCGAGATCGGCTGGCTGATCCCGCACCCGGACGGCGGATGCTTCGTCGCCGGCCTGTGCGACGGCTTCGCGCTGCTGTGGCTGGAGCCCGAGGTGCGGATCGAATACCTGGCGCGGCCGCATGCCGATCGGCCCGAGCTGCGGCTCAACGACGCCAAGCTCGACCGCTGGGGCCATATCTGGGCTGGCTCGATGAACGACCCCGATCCAAGCCGGCCCGACGGCCGGCTGTACCGGCTCGATCCGGATGGGCAGTGGATGGTGGCGGACGACGGCTACCACGTCTGCAACGGCCCGACCTTCAGCCCCGACGGCCGGACCCTGTATCACAACGACAGCTGGCTGGGCCGCGTCTACGCCTACGACCTCGACCCTTCCGGCACGCTGGGCAACAGGCGGCTGTGGCGCCAGTTCGGCGAGGGCGAAGGCCTGCCCGACGGCATGACCACCGACCGCGACGGCTGCCTGTGGATCGCCCAGTGGGGCGCCGGCCGGGTCGGCCGCTTCAGCCCGGCCGGCGAGCTGCTGCGCAGCATCGAGCTGCCGGCCTCGCAGATCACCAGCTGCGTGCTCGACGCGGACGAGAAGCGGCTGTTCGTCACCAGTGCGCGCAAATGGCTGAGCGACGCGCAGCTGGCGGCCGAGCCGCTGGCCGGCGCGGTGTTCGAGGTCACGCTGTAG